One window of the Gordonia westfalica genome contains the following:
- a CDS encoding response regulator, translated as MNADKSRVLVVDDEPQLLRALRINLNARGFAVSTAATGAAALSAAARFNPDVVVLDLGLPDIDGLTVLEGLRGWTTVPVIVLSARTDAADKVVALDSGADDYVTKPFGMEEFLARLRAALRRGAASGVTTESPVVDAGAFVVDLAAKQVTRAQEPVHLTPTEWGILEMLVRHEGKLVSQSDILNSVWGPGYLGQSNYLRVYLASLRRKLEDDPAHPRHLVTEAGMGYRFVRG; from the coding sequence GTGAACGCCGACAAGAGCCGCGTCCTCGTGGTCGACGACGAGCCCCAACTGCTGCGAGCGTTGCGGATCAATCTGAACGCGCGCGGTTTCGCGGTTTCGACGGCGGCGACGGGGGCGGCGGCCCTGTCGGCGGCCGCGCGGTTCAACCCGGACGTCGTCGTACTGGACCTCGGGCTTCCCGACATCGACGGGTTGACGGTCCTCGAGGGCCTGCGCGGATGGACGACCGTTCCGGTCATCGTGCTCTCGGCGCGGACCGACGCGGCGGACAAGGTCGTGGCGCTGGACTCCGGGGCCGACGACTACGTCACCAAACCCTTCGGGATGGAGGAGTTCCTGGCCCGGCTTCGCGCCGCGCTCCGTCGCGGCGCGGCGTCGGGGGTGACGACGGAGTCGCCGGTGGTGGACGCCGGCGCATTCGTCGTCGACCTCGCCGCGAAACAGGTGACGCGAGCGCAGGAGCCGGTCCACCTGACCCCGACGGAGTGGGGGATCCTGGAGATGCTGGTACGGCACGAAGGAAAGCTGGTGTCCCAGAGCGACATCCTGAACTCGGTGTGGGGCCCCGGATATCTGGGGCAGAGCAACTATCTTCGCGTCTACCTGGCGAGTCTCCGGCGGAAACTCGAAGACGACCCGGCACACCCGCGTCACCTGGTCACGGAGGCGGGGATGGGTTACCGATTCGTGCGCGGATGA
- a CDS encoding sensor histidine kinase has product MTSAAGPATTPVTTPQAASRRRSDGRGKLRVFLGCAPGVGKTYEMLAQARNLRDEGADVVIAVVESHGRPATAALVEGLEVIPRIARPYRGSTFDEMDLDAVLARRPQVALVDELAHTNTPGSRNAKRWQDIEELRDAGIDVCSTVNIQHLAGLNDVIAQITGVVQRETVPDDVVRGADQIELVDIDPQALRQRLSAGKVYPSSRVDGALGNYFRQGNLTALRELALLWLADQVDDKLADYRAAHSITDTWEARERVVVAITGGPESPTLLRRASRIASRSSAELLAVHVVRGDGLSDHGIDLTALSELAAGFGARVHTVVGDDIPATLLEFARGVNATQLVLGTSRRPRWQRIFDEGVGATVVSGSGRIDVHMVTHEETPRRHRLDIRDTRFHRPLSWILAVLVPLLATGVLRLLDPWLGFTSQSALFFVSVLAVSMLGGIAPAALSAVVSGLLLNYFFTDPRFTFTIDQPDNLITILVMLLIATAVAALVDSATVRRAQAQDATREAELLAMFSSVVLGGADVPGLLERLRETYDQSAVALVRRTSKTSRTVEAWVGDRPLSGPDEADTTCSVPGEQFELLLRGPRLGARDRRVLAAVAGQAAGAVERHALEVEAASAEALARTDELRRALLSAVGHDLRTPLAAAKAAVSSLRSDDVTFSPDDTAELLATVDESVDHLAGLVGNLLDSSRLAAGAVRPQMQHTFLPEVVHRAAAGVQRLNPDLVLTIDLGQAWAYTDPGLLERALANLIDNAHRHGGPDVEITVSGTGDDPPRCVIRVVDHGPGLPTTDREQVFAAFHQGGDTAGASSGVGLGLSVANGFITAIGGELSTADTPGGGATMVVNLPTVEDFSGSEEGIR; this is encoded by the coding sequence ACCGGCGACGACGCCGGTCACGACACCGCAGGCGGCGTCGCGCAGGCGGTCGGACGGGCGAGGCAAACTGCGGGTCTTCCTCGGATGCGCGCCTGGTGTCGGGAAGACCTACGAGATGCTCGCGCAGGCCCGGAACCTTCGGGACGAAGGCGCCGACGTGGTGATCGCGGTCGTCGAATCACATGGGCGGCCGGCGACCGCGGCCCTCGTGGAGGGCCTGGAGGTGATCCCCAGGATCGCCCGTCCCTATCGGGGGTCGACGTTCGACGAGATGGACCTCGACGCCGTCCTGGCGCGCCGTCCGCAGGTGGCGCTGGTCGACGAACTCGCTCACACCAACACTCCGGGATCTCGAAATGCCAAGCGTTGGCAGGACATCGAGGAACTCCGTGACGCCGGTATCGACGTCTGCTCGACCGTCAACATCCAGCACCTCGCCGGCCTGAACGATGTCATCGCCCAGATCACCGGCGTCGTGCAGAGGGAAACGGTGCCCGACGACGTCGTTCGCGGCGCCGACCAGATCGAGCTCGTCGACATCGACCCGCAGGCGCTACGGCAGCGCCTGTCCGCGGGCAAGGTCTACCCGAGCAGCCGGGTCGACGGGGCACTGGGCAACTACTTCCGTCAGGGAAATCTCACCGCGCTGCGCGAGCTGGCGTTGCTGTGGCTGGCCGACCAGGTCGACGACAAACTCGCCGATTATCGTGCGGCGCACTCGATCACCGACACCTGGGAGGCCCGCGAACGAGTCGTGGTGGCGATCACCGGCGGGCCGGAGTCACCCACCCTGCTGCGTCGTGCGAGTCGTATCGCGTCGCGATCGAGCGCGGAACTGCTTGCCGTGCATGTGGTCCGGGGAGACGGCCTGAGTGATCACGGCATCGATCTCACCGCACTCAGCGAGCTCGCCGCGGGGTTCGGCGCGCGGGTCCACACGGTGGTCGGCGACGACATCCCGGCCACCCTGCTGGAGTTCGCGCGCGGGGTCAATGCCACCCAATTGGTTCTGGGTACCTCCCGCCGACCGCGTTGGCAACGGATCTTCGACGAAGGTGTCGGGGCGACGGTCGTGAGCGGCAGCGGACGCATCGACGTGCACATGGTCACGCACGAGGAGACACCCCGCCGGCATCGGCTCGACATCCGCGACACCAGGTTCCACCGACCGTTGAGCTGGATCCTCGCGGTGCTCGTGCCGCTGCTGGCGACCGGTGTGTTGCGGCTGCTCGATCCGTGGCTCGGGTTCACCAGCCAGTCGGCGCTGTTCTTCGTGTCGGTACTCGCGGTGTCGATGCTCGGAGGTATCGCGCCCGCGGCATTGTCTGCGGTGGTCTCCGGTCTGCTGCTGAACTACTTCTTCACCGATCCCCGATTCACCTTCACCATCGATCAACCGGACAACCTGATCACCATCCTGGTGATGCTGCTGATCGCGACCGCCGTGGCCGCCCTGGTCGATTCGGCGACCGTGCGGCGCGCCCAGGCGCAGGACGCGACGCGCGAGGCGGAACTGCTCGCGATGTTCTCCAGCGTCGTGCTCGGCGGTGCCGATGTCCCCGGTTTGTTGGAGCGGTTACGCGAGACCTACGACCAGTCGGCCGTCGCCCTGGTCCGTCGTACATCGAAAACCTCTCGGACAGTGGAGGCCTGGGTCGGTGACCGCCCGCTGAGCGGTCCGGACGAGGCGGACACGACGTGTTCGGTACCGGGTGAACAGTTCGAGCTGCTGCTCCGCGGGCCGAGACTCGGCGCGCGGGACCGGCGGGTGCTGGCCGCCGTCGCCGGGCAGGCGGCAGGTGCGGTCGAGCGGCACGCGCTGGAGGTCGAGGCGGCATCCGCCGAGGCCCTGGCCCGGACGGATGAACTCAGGCGCGCGTTGCTGTCCGCGGTCGGCCACGACCTCCGAACACCGCTCGCGGCGGCCAAGGCCGCGGTGTCCAGTCTTCGTAGCGATGACGTCACCTTCAGTCCCGACGACACCGCGGAACTGCTGGCGACGGTGGACGAGTCGGTCGACCACCTGGCGGGACTCGTCGGCAATCTGCTCGACTCCTCCCGTCTCGCCGCGGGTGCCGTACGTCCCCAGATGCAGCACACGTTCCTGCCCGAGGTCGTGCACCGAGCCGCCGCCGGGGTGCAGCGGCTCAACCCGGACCTCGTGCTGACCATCGACCTCGGCCAGGCATGGGCATACACCGACCCGGGTCTGCTGGAACGTGCTCTCGCAAATCTCATCGACAACGCCCACCGGCACGGCGGGCCCGACGTCGAGATCACCGTCAGCGGAACCGGTGACGACCCGCCGCGCTGCGTTATCCGCGTCGTCGATCACGGGCCCGGACTGCCCACCACCGACCGCGAGCAGGTGTTCGCGGCTTTTCACCAGGGCGGCGACACCGCGGGGGCGTCGTCGGGGGTGGGGTTGGGGTTGTCCGTGGCGAACGGATTCATCACGGCGATCGGAGGAGAACTGTCGACCGCCGACACACCCGGGGGCGGTGCCACGATGGTTGTGAATCTGCCTACCGTGGAGGATTTTTCCGGGTCGGAGGAGGGGATACGGTGA
- a CDS encoding aminoglycoside phosphotransferase family protein, with translation MISAAAIPPGLAAQSALGPAWEDWLRRLPATVSALLDAWELRRDGDELWHGFESLVVPVLGRNGQRAVLKVAFDGDDEGAQEALGLQHWSGRGAVRMLRADPRRRGLLLERLERTDLTSVDDDEACQVVADLYGALHIPAPGRMWLLTTHLGRWLDRLAGMPRDAPVPRRFVEQALSLGRDLLTDPATVGVVVHGDLHHENVLAAPSGDRRWLAIDPKPMSGDPHYEPAPMLWNLLDRRRGDPRHVIRSRFHTIVDAAGLDPDRARDWVIVRMVLNAHWAIEDADRMSRALTDADHEWITTCITVAKAVIE, from the coding sequence ATGATCAGCGCGGCCGCGATCCCGCCGGGCCTCGCTGCGCAGTCGGCGCTGGGGCCTGCCTGGGAAGACTGGCTTCGCCGGTTACCGGCAACGGTATCGGCGCTTCTCGACGCCTGGGAACTCCGCCGCGACGGGGACGAGCTGTGGCACGGGTTCGAGTCGCTGGTGGTCCCGGTGCTCGGGCGGAACGGGCAGCGTGCGGTCCTGAAAGTGGCCTTCGACGGCGATGACGAGGGGGCGCAGGAAGCACTCGGGCTGCAGCACTGGTCCGGACGCGGAGCGGTGAGAATGTTGCGCGCCGACCCGCGCCGGCGCGGGCTCCTCCTCGAACGGCTGGAGCGGACCGATCTCACCTCGGTCGACGACGACGAGGCGTGTCAGGTGGTGGCTGACCTGTACGGTGCCCTGCACATCCCGGCACCGGGGCGGATGTGGCTGCTCACCACGCACCTGGGGCGGTGGCTGGATCGGCTCGCCGGGATGCCCCGAGATGCGCCGGTCCCGAGACGCTTTGTGGAACAGGCACTTTCACTGGGGCGGGACTTGCTAACCGACCCGGCAACGGTCGGCGTTGTCGTGCACGGCGACCTTCACCACGAGAACGTGCTCGCCGCGCCCTCCGGCGACCGGCGCTGGCTGGCGATCGACCCCAAGCCGATGTCGGGCGATCCGCACTACGAACCCGCGCCGATGCTCTGGAACCTTCTGGACCGCCGACGAGGCGACCCCCGTCATGTGATCCGCTCGCGTTTCCACACCATCGTCGACGCCGCGGGTCTGGACCCGGACCGGGCCCGCGACTGGGTGATCGTCCGGATGGTCCTCAACGCGCACTGGGCGATCGAGGATGCGGACCGCATGAGCAGGGCGCTCACCGACGCCGACCACGAGTGGATCACCACATGTATCACGGTGGCCAAGGCCGTCATCGAGTGA